In a single window of the Desulfovibrio mangrovi genome:
- a CDS encoding acetolactate synthase large subunit — MNAADLFVRCLEAEGVTHIFGIPGEENLAFLEALRTSSIRLVLTRHEQAAGFMAATFGRLTGKPGVCLSTLGPGATNLVTAASYALLGGMPMVLITGQKPIKKSKQGRFQILDVVGVMEPVTKLARQVVSGNAIPALVRDAFRVAQEEKPGPVHLELPEDIAEETVSVSPLTVAEPYFPQADRAAIMKAVELVRAAERPLLTIAAGANRHSVCEAVEGFVDVTGIYFFSTQMGKGVVDQRHPQSLGSAALSDHDYLHCAIARADLIINVGHDVVEKPPFFMEPDDGKTVIHINYSAAEVDQVYFPQHEVVGDIAESLYSLTEALGCCRKPSYEYFTRIKQEVERNVYGNGHAADSFPPTPQRIVHDMREAMPDDGVLSLDNGMYKIWFARNYKAYRPNSLLLDNALATMGAGLPVAIAAKLLYPERTVVALCGDGGFMMNSQELETALRLKLDLVVIVLRDDGYGMIKWKQAGAGLAVYGLDFGNPDFVAYAQSYGAEGHRITESGELGEVLRRCFAQGGVHVIELPVDYSENERVLLQELRSKTCLL, encoded by the coding sequence ATGAACGCAGCGGATCTGTTCGTCCGATGTCTTGAGGCGGAGGGCGTGACCCATATATTCGGTATTCCCGGTGAAGAGAATCTTGCCTTTCTGGAAGCTCTACGCACTTCCTCCATCAGGTTGGTTCTGACCCGTCATGAGCAGGCGGCGGGCTTCATGGCCGCTACCTTCGGCAGGCTGACGGGCAAGCCGGGGGTGTGCCTTTCCACGCTTGGCCCCGGGGCCACAAATCTTGTCACGGCGGCATCCTATGCCCTGCTGGGCGGTATGCCCATGGTGCTCATCACGGGGCAGAAGCCCATCAAGAAGAGCAAGCAGGGGCGTTTTCAGATCCTGGACGTGGTGGGGGTGATGGAACCGGTAACCAAGCTTGCTCGGCAGGTGGTGAGCGGCAACGCCATTCCCGCTCTTGTTCGCGATGCCTTCCGCGTGGCGCAGGAAGAAAAGCCCGGTCCCGTGCATCTGGAACTGCCGGAGGATATCGCTGAGGAGACGGTTTCGGTTTCTCCCCTGACCGTTGCCGAGCCGTATTTTCCGCAGGCGGACAGGGCCGCTATCATGAAGGCGGTGGAGCTTGTCCGTGCGGCGGAACGGCCCCTGCTGACCATTGCAGCCGGTGCCAACCGGCACAGCGTTTGCGAAGCCGTGGAAGGCTTTGTGGATGTGACAGGCATCTATTTCTTCTCCACCCAGATGGGCAAAGGGGTTGTGGATCAGCGGCATCCCCAGTCGCTGGGCTCCGCTGCGCTCTCCGATCACGACTATCTGCATTGTGCCATCGCGCGGGCGGACCTCATCATCAATGTGGGCCACGACGTGGTGGAAAAACCGCCATTCTTCATGGAGCCGGATGACGGCAAGACAGTCATCCACATCAACTACTCGGCTGCGGAGGTTGATCAGGTCTACTTCCCACAGCATGAGGTGGTGGGTGACATTGCCGAAAGCCTGTATTCGCTGACCGAGGCGCTAGGCTGCTGCCGCAAGCCTTCCTACGAGTATTTCACCCGCATCAAACAGGAAGTGGAGCGCAATGTGTACGGCAACGGCCACGCGGCAGACAGTTTTCCGCCCACGCCGCAGCGCATCGTGCATGATATGCGTGAGGCCATGCCCGACGACGGGGTGCTTTCGCTGGACAACGGCATGTACAAGATCTGGTTCGCCCGCAATTACAAGGCGTACCGGCCCAACTCCCTGTTGCTGGACAATGCGCTGGCGACCATGGGGGCGGGGCTTCCGGTCGCCATTGCGGCCAAGCTGCTGTATCCTGAGCGTACCGTGGTGGCCTTGTGCGGGGATGGCGGATTCATGATGAACTCGCAGGAGCTGGAAACGGCTCTGCGTCTGAAGCTCGATCTGGTTGTGATCGTACTGCGCGATGACGGGTACGGCATGATCAAGTGGAAGCAGGCCGGAGCGGGCCTTGCCGTGTACGGTCTTGATTTCGGTAATCCGGATTTCGTGGCGTATGCGCAAAGTTACGGCGCTGAAGGCCACCGCATTACCGAGAGCGGCGAGCTGGGCGAGGTTCTGCGCCGGTGCTTTGCGCAGGGCGGGGTGCATGTGATAGAACTGCCCGTGGATTATTCCGAGAACGAACGGGTGCTGCTGCAGGAGCTGCGCAGCAAGACCTGCCTGCTGTAG
- a CDS encoding aldehyde dehydrogenase family protein — MSAMLEVFNPYDRKSVAFVETVDEAQAFAALERAYALFRDRSRHIPAHERIAILERAAALMRERKEELVRDAVMEGGKPWADSVVEVDRAINGFAVAVQELAAGHGSEVPMTATPAAAGRLAVTMREPRGVVMAISAFNHPVNLIVHQVVPAFAAGCPALVKPASATPVSCRNVVNILHEAGLPEDWVQFLPCGGAVAEKLVADERVAFLSFIGSARVGWMLRSRLAPGATCALEHGGAAPVIVDATADLDAHVPALVKGGFYHAGQVCVSVQRVYAHASIAGELARKMATAAERLVVGNPLDPRTEVGPLISPAEVERVEAWVNEAREAGAQVLCGGERFSDTCYKPTVLFNPSDEVQVSQKEIFGPVVCVYSYTDRDEAIARANALPYAFQASVIAQDIDAALYAVRRLDATAVMVNDHTAFRVDWMPFGGYRHSGMGVGGIGHSMREMSVEKLLVIKSPSL, encoded by the coding sequence ATGTCCGCTATGCTGGAAGTGTTCAATCCCTATGATCGCAAGTCTGTTGCATTCGTGGAGACCGTGGACGAGGCACAGGCCTTTGCTGCGCTTGAACGGGCGTATGCCCTGTTTCGCGACCGTTCGCGGCATATTCCCGCGCATGAGCGGATTGCCATATTGGAAAGGGCTGCCGCGCTGATGCGTGAACGCAAGGAAGAGCTGGTTCGTGATGCCGTGATGGAAGGCGGCAAACCATGGGCTGACAGTGTGGTTGAGGTGGACAGGGCCATCAACGGGTTTGCCGTGGCTGTGCAGGAACTGGCAGCGGGCCACGGCAGCGAAGTGCCCATGACCGCAACGCCTGCCGCCGCAGGGCGGCTTGCCGTGACCATGCGCGAGCCGCGTGGCGTGGTCATGGCCATCAGCGCTTTCAATCATCCGGTGAATCTCATCGTGCATCAGGTGGTGCCCGCTTTTGCGGCGGGATGTCCTGCGCTGGTGAAGCCTGCCTCGGCCACTCCTGTTTCCTGCCGTAATGTGGTGAATATCCTTCATGAGGCTGGCTTGCCCGAAGACTGGGTGCAGTTCCTTCCCTGCGGCGGAGCCGTGGCGGAAAAACTGGTGGCGGACGAGCGTGTGGCCTTTCTTTCCTTCATTGGTTCGGCCCGTGTGGGCTGGATGCTGCGATCGCGTCTTGCGCCCGGGGCCACCTGTGCGCTTGAGCATGGCGGTGCGGCTCCCGTTATTGTGGATGCCACAGCCGATCTGGATGCCCACGTGCCCGCACTGGTCAAGGGTGGCTTCTATCATGCCGGGCAGGTCTGTGTTTCCGTGCAGCGTGTGTACGCTCATGCCTCCATTGCAGGCGAGCTTGCCCGCAAGATGGCCACGGCGGCGGAACGGCTGGTGGTGGGGAATCCGCTTGATCCCCGTACCGAGGTGGGGCCACTTATCAGCCCTGCAGAGGTGGAGCGTGTGGAAGCGTGGGTGAACGAAGCCCGTGAGGCCGGAGCGCAGGTGCTGTGCGGCGGCGAGCGCTTTTCTGATACCTGCTACAAGCCTACCGTGTTGTTCAATCCCTCTGATGAGGTGCAGGTTTCGCAGAAGGAGATTTTCGGCCCTGTGGTCTGCGTCTACAGCTACACGGACCGCGATGAAGCCATAGCCCGAGCCAATGCCCTGCCGTATGCCTTTCAGGCTTCGGTGATTGCGCAGGATATAGATGCCGCGCTCTATGCCGTGCGCAGGCTGGACGCCACGGCCGTCATGGTCAACGATCATACCGCCTTCCGTGTGGACTGGATGCCCTTCGGCGGGTACCGCCATTCCGGTATGGGCGTTGGCGGCATAGGCCATTCCATGCGGGAAATGAGTGTGGAGAAGTTGCTGGTGATCAAGTCGCCGTCGCTGTAG
- a CDS encoding AraC family transcriptional regulator — MPCATDSATVRFWRDEALDAVEVRYSHFDGYRFPAHVHDTWSVGLVDEGHSVFRLSGRSQPVRAGQIAIIPPGMVHDCNPREGAWTYRMFYVDDALMRSLACGLSGVQRDAAGSGADVAAFDALVIDDVEVFAALSGFQRLVEQGAEPLVKRAAMTEAFSLLLLRHGSVREEQGRSGDERLAVRRVRGYLADNLAEKVTLDDLAAVSGLSACHLLRVFRAETGLTPHQWQTQLRINHAKQLLAGGAPIADVAFAAGFTDQSHFTRTFRAVTGATPRLYRMAE, encoded by the coding sequence ATGCCCTGTGCAACCGATTCCGCCACCGTGCGCTTCTGGCGCGATGAGGCGCTGGACGCCGTGGAGGTGCGCTATTCGCATTTTGACGGCTACCGTTTCCCCGCGCACGTGCACGATACGTGGTCCGTGGGACTGGTGGACGAAGGGCACAGCGTGTTCCGGCTTTCCGGCCGCTCGCAGCCCGTGCGGGCAGGGCAGATCGCCATCATACCTCCCGGCATGGTACACGACTGCAATCCCCGCGAGGGGGCATGGACCTACCGCATGTTTTATGTGGATGATGCCCTGATGCGCTCGCTTGCCTGCGGTCTTTCCGGCGTGCAGCGTGATGCGGCGGGCAGCGGTGCTGATGTGGCGGCGTTCGACGCACTGGTCATTGATGACGTCGAGGTCTTTGCCGCGCTTTCCGGCTTTCAGCGGCTGGTGGAGCAGGGGGCGGAACCGTTGGTAAAGCGTGCCGCCATGACCGAGGCCTTTTCCCTGTTGCTGTTGCGGCACGGTTCCGTGCGGGAGGAGCAGGGGCGCAGCGGCGATGAGCGTCTGGCCGTACGGCGTGTGCGCGGGTATCTGGCGGATAATCTGGCCGAGAAGGTCACGCTGGATGACCTTGCCGCCGTGAGCGGCCTGAGCGCCTGTCACCTGCTGCGTGTCTTTCGTGCAGAGACCGGCCTCACGCCCCACCAGTGGCAGACCCAACTGCGCATTAATCACGCCAAGCAATTGCTCGCAGGCGGAGCTCCTATTGCGGATGTGGCTTTTGCGGCCGGATTTACCGACCAGAGCCATTTTACCCGCACGTTCCGTGCGGTAACGGGCGCAACTCCCCGCTTGTACCGGATGGCGGAATAG
- a CDS encoding VOC family protein, with protein MELDHIYICTDMLAPVGDSLLRFGLREGSSNTHPGQGTANRRFFFHNFMLELLWASDETELASAGTAPIRLKERFDALKEDGSPFGLIFRPEAAMQEAHGKESLPEHALYHPQYLPAPLCMQVATDNGVAEPNYVYLDFITRRDNTESGEPLDHPCGLKRVTRVRLTTTTSVPLSATVEQVCKTGKLKITTGASHLLELFFDDTPHGMTHDFRPQLPLVFHW; from the coding sequence ATGGAACTCGATCATATATACATCTGCACTGACATGCTGGCTCCGGTGGGAGACAGCCTCCTCCGCTTCGGCCTGCGGGAAGGTTCCTCCAATACGCATCCGGGCCAAGGCACCGCAAACCGGCGTTTCTTTTTTCATAACTTCATGCTGGAACTGCTCTGGGCCTCTGACGAAACCGAACTCGCTTCGGCAGGTACCGCCCCCATCCGCCTCAAGGAACGCTTTGACGCCCTGAAAGAGGATGGCTCCCCCTTCGGTCTGATCTTCCGGCCGGAAGCGGCGATGCAAGAGGCACATGGAAAAGAAAGCCTGCCCGAGCATGCGCTCTATCATCCGCAGTACCTGCCGGCTCCGCTCTGCATGCAGGTTGCCACCGACAACGGCGTGGCCGAACCCAATTACGTGTACCTAGATTTCATCACCCGCAGGGACAACACGGAAAGCGGAGAGCCGCTGGACCACCCCTGCGGCCTGAAGCGGGTTACCCGCGTGCGGCTGACAACCACAACCTCCGTTCCGCTCTCCGCCACGGTCGAACAGGTCTGCAAGACAGGGAAGCTGAAGATCACCACCGGAGCGTCGCACCTGCTGGAGCTGTTCTTTGATGACACGCCACATGGCATGACGCATGACTTCAGACCGCAGTTGCCGCTCGTGTTTCATTGGTAG
- a CDS encoding DUF2000 domain-containing protein, protein MTAGKNSKCVFVIDADLPKGLAANTAAVLATSVTAKVGDMVGCDVTDGGGCCHPAITQVAIPILKASASELTELHTAARADAELLVTGFSDAAQRSRSYDEYAARMSGLQTDSVRFLGIALFGARKKVASLTGQFGLM, encoded by the coding sequence ATGACCGCAGGCAAGAATTCGAAATGCGTTTTTGTAATTGATGCTGATCTGCCCAAGGGGCTGGCTGCCAATACGGCGGCTGTGCTGGCGACATCTGTAACCGCGAAGGTAGGGGATATGGTCGGCTGCGATGTGACCGACGGCGGCGGATGCTGTCATCCTGCCATTACGCAGGTTGCCATTCCTATCCTCAAGGCTTCCGCAAGCGAGCTGACAGAGCTGCATACGGCGGCCCGTGCCGATGCGGAATTGCTTGTAACCGGGTTTAGCGATGCGGCACAGCGTTCAAGAAGTTATGATGAATACGCAGCCCGTATGAGCGGGCTGCAAACGGACTCCGTGCGCTTTCTTGGCATAGCGTTGTTCGGGGCTCGTAAAAAGGTTGCCTCGCTGACAGGGCAGTTCGGGCTTATGTAG
- a CDS encoding DMT family transporter, whose protein sequence is MFSRNSASLLPTLALLAAVCLWSSSFVGMKIALREIAPLTIIWMRLVCASIVVLPMLRRGMGANRKPGDGKWLFVVALFQPCLYFTLESYALQFTSASEAGTISATMPLMVAALAALFLGEKASMTMLAGLLLSCGGVAWLTLAGTPSPDGPNPALGNALECAAMVAAAGYTLALRKLEGRYGPWALTGLQSLAGFVWFFPGAMASGFPDVTDLAAVWPSLLAVLYMGVFVSLGAFWCYNYALAYVPAGRASAFINMIPVICLVLGWAVLDERLNPLQYAACIVVLAGVCLSQELVPWRRAARAV, encoded by the coding sequence ATGTTCTCCCGTAACTCGGCTTCGCTGCTTCCCACGCTGGCGCTTCTTGCCGCTGTCTGTCTCTGGTCCAGTTCCTTCGTGGGCATGAAGATCGCCCTGCGAGAGATTGCACCGCTCACTATAATCTGGATGCGGCTTGTCTGTGCTTCCATCGTGGTTCTGCCCATGTTGCGGCGGGGTATGGGGGCCAACCGCAAGCCGGGGGACGGGAAATGGCTGTTCGTGGTGGCCCTGTTCCAGCCCTGTCTCTATTTCACACTGGAAAGCTACGCCCTGCAATTCACCTCTGCCTCCGAGGCGGGAACCATTTCCGCGACAATGCCTCTGATGGTGGCAGCACTGGCCGCGTTGTTTCTGGGAGAGAAGGCTTCCATGACCATGCTGGCAGGGCTGCTTCTGTCCTGCGGCGGCGTGGCATGGTTGACTCTGGCGGGAACCCCTTCGCCGGATGGCCCCAATCCGGCTCTCGGCAATGCTCTTGAATGCGCCGCAATGGTGGCGGCGGCTGGCTATACCCTTGCCCTGCGCAAGCTGGAAGGGCGCTACGGTCCGTGGGCCTTGACCGGCCTGCAGAGCCTTGCAGGGTTTGTCTGGTTTTTTCCCGGAGCCATGGCATCTGGTTTTCCCGATGTAACCGACCTTGCCGCCGTCTGGCCGAGCCTGCTGGCCGTGTTGTACATGGGCGTGTTTGTCTCGCTGGGTGCGTTCTGGTGCTATAATTATGCGTTGGCTTACGTGCCTGCGGGCAGGGCTTCTGCCTTCATCAACATGATTCCTGTCATTTGTCTTGTCCTCGGGTGGGCCGTACTTGATGAGCGTTTGAATCCCCTGCAATACGCGGCCTGCATCGTGGTTCTGGCAGGCGTGTGCCTGAGTCAGGAGCTGGTGCCGTGGAGACGTGCGGCGCGTGCAGTGTGA
- a CDS encoding 4Fe-4S dicluster domain-containing protein has product MKTISLQKPDVQFIREVRERSGQEPSHCYQCGNCTAGCPYNFAYDIPVSRIMRLLQLGRREEILQSKSLWLCATCQSCTTRCPNRIDVARVMDVLRHMAREAGYATERNVKAFGDAFLESVEKHGRVYEVGILATYVRKTGRFWTDVELAPRMLPKGKLSLKPHTIQGAEHIARIFRRYRGEPDPVAKNGGEKK; this is encoded by the coding sequence ATGAAAACAATCTCTCTGCAGAAGCCGGACGTTCAGTTCATCCGCGAAGTCAGGGAACGCAGCGGTCAGGAGCCGAGCCACTGTTACCAGTGCGGCAACTGTACCGCGGGCTGCCCCTACAACTTCGCCTATGACATTCCGGTGAGCAGGATCATGCGTCTTCTGCAACTCGGAAGGCGTGAGGAAATTCTGCAAAGCAAGTCGCTGTGGCTGTGCGCCACCTGTCAGTCCTGCACCACCCGTTGCCCCAACCGCATTGACGTTGCCCGTGTGATGGACGTTCTGCGCCACATGGCGCGTGAAGCCGGATACGCCACCGAGCGTAACGTGAAGGCTTTTGGCGATGCGTTTCTGGAGTCCGTGGAAAAACACGGCCGCGTGTACGAGGTGGGCATTCTCGCAACCTACGTGAGGAAGACCGGACGCTTTTGGACCGATGTGGAGCTTGCTCCGCGTATGCTGCCCAAGGGCAAGCTGAGTCTGAAGCCCCACACCATTCAGGGAGCGGAGCATATTGCCCGTATTTTCCGCCGTTATCGCGGAGAGCCTGATCCCGTGGCAAAGAACGGAGGCGAGAAGAAATGA
- a CDS encoding CoB--CoM heterodisulfide reductase iron-sulfur subunit B family protein — protein sequence MSQRIGYYPGCSGAGTSMEYDASTRAVCARLGLALQEVPDWSCCGSTPAHTVDHVLSAALSARNLELAAEAGLETVTTPCPSCLANLRVAGHKMEKEGFRNQVKALLETECASLATVKSTLQVLLEDVGPEAVKAKVVRPLSKLRVACYYGCIMNRPPEVMQFDDPEHPMSMDTLLEACGAEVLPFPLKVECCGAAAGMPRKDIVTELSGRLLDVAAGMGVDAIVTACPLCQMNLDLRQGQVNSARGTSHAIPVFYFTQLMGLAMGLSSSEMGISKLAVDPKPCLEQAGVL from the coding sequence ATGAGCCAGCGTATAGGCTACTACCCCGGATGTTCCGGTGCCGGAACCTCCATGGAATATGATGCTTCCACCCGTGCCGTCTGTGCGCGTCTGGGCCTTGCCCTGCAGGAAGTCCCGGACTGGAGCTGCTGTGGTTCCACCCCCGCGCACACCGTGGATCATGTGCTTTCCGCGGCGCTTTCCGCCCGCAACCTCGAGCTTGCCGCCGAGGCGGGCCTTGAGACCGTGACCACCCCTTGTCCCAGCTGTCTGGCCAACCTGCGTGTTGCCGGACACAAGATGGAAAAGGAAGGGTTCCGCAATCAGGTGAAGGCACTGCTGGAAACCGAATGTGCGTCCCTTGCCACCGTAAAGTCCACCCTGCAGGTGCTGCTGGAAGACGTGGGGCCCGAGGCTGTGAAGGCCAAGGTTGTGCGTCCGCTCTCCAAGCTGCGCGTTGCCTGCTACTATGGCTGCATCATGAACCGCCCGCCGGAAGTCATGCAGTTTGACGACCCCGAGCACCCCATGTCCATGGATACCCTCCTGGAAGCCTGCGGTGCCGAGGTGCTTCCCTTCCCCCTGAAGGTGGAATGCTGCGGCGCTGCTGCCGGCATGCCCCGCAAGGACATCGTGACCGAGCTTTCCGGCAGACTGCTGGACGTGGCCGCGGGCATGGGCGTGGACGCCATTGTCACCGCCTGCCCCCTCTGCCAGATGAACCTTGACCTGCGTCAGGGCCAGGTGAACTCGGCGCGCGGCACCAGCCACGCCATTCCGGTGTTCTATTTCACGCAACTTATGGGACTCGCCATGGGCCTTTCTTCTTCCGAGATGGGCATATCCAAGCTGGCCGTGGACCCCAAGCCCTGCCTTGAACAGGCAGGCGTGCTCTAG
- a CDS encoding CoB--CoM heterodisulfide reductase iron-sulfur subunit A family protein: MRIGVFVCHCGSNIAATVDCPSVAQAAKLFPDVVFASDTMYACSEPGQDAIIQAIKEHRLDGVVVASCSPRMHEPTFRRALERAGLNRYMLEMANIREHVSWIGKNKELNTVKATELVRIAAAKLRLNTPLYANQFDVTKRVLVIGGGVAGIQAALDCADAGIQVIMVERDTSIGGKMAKLDKTFPTVDCSSCILGPKMVDVAQHPNITLYAASEVEEISGYVGNFDVKVRRRATYVNWDACTGCGLCMEKCPSKKSYDAFNEGVAPTAAIGISFPQAIPKKASINAEFCMKLQKGKCGVCAKICPTKCIDFEQQDTIVSEKVGAIVAATGYDLFDWTVYNQYGGGRYPDVVTSLQYERMMNASGPTAGHIKRPSDGKEPKRVVFIQCVGSRDKAVDRPYCSGFCCMYTAKQAVLTKDHIPDSDSYVFYMDIRSPGKGYDEFTRRAQEQYGVQYVRGRVSMIYPKGDVLVVRGADTLAGTQVEVEADLVVLAVGIESSKGAPHLAEKLRISYDHYGFFMEAHPKLKPVETNTAGVYLAGCCQGPKDIPTSVGQGSAAAAKVLTLFAKDKLESDPQISRVNQNRCVGCLKCTMTCPFGAVKDVKDRAGNTKAEVVETVCQGCGICTVTCPHGAIQLQHFTDNQILAEVNALCQPEMEF, encoded by the coding sequence ATGCGCATAGGCGTTTTCGTCTGCCACTGCGGGAGCAACATCGCCGCCACCGTGGATTGTCCCAGTGTGGCTCAGGCGGCCAAGCTGTTCCCTGACGTGGTGTTTGCCTCCGATACCATGTACGCCTGTTCCGAACCCGGACAGGACGCCATCATTCAGGCCATCAAGGAGCACAGGCTCGACGGCGTTGTCGTCGCCTCCTGTTCCCCCCGCATGCACGAGCCCACCTTCCGCCGCGCTCTGGAGCGCGCCGGTCTGAACCGCTACATGCTGGAAATGGCCAACATCCGCGAACACGTTTCGTGGATCGGCAAGAACAAGGAGCTGAACACGGTAAAGGCCACCGAACTGGTGCGCATTGCCGCTGCCAAGCTGCGTCTGAACACCCCCCTCTATGCCAACCAGTTCGACGTGACCAAGCGCGTGCTGGTCATCGGCGGCGGTGTGGCCGGTATTCAGGCTGCGCTGGACTGTGCGGATGCGGGCATTCAGGTCATCATGGTGGAACGCGATACCAGCATCGGCGGCAAAATGGCCAAGCTGGACAAGACCTTCCCCACCGTGGACTGCTCTTCCTGTATTCTCGGCCCCAAGATGGTGGACGTTGCACAGCATCCCAACATCACGCTGTACGCAGCCTCCGAGGTTGAGGAAATCAGCGGCTACGTGGGCAACTTCGACGTGAAGGTGCGTCGCCGTGCCACCTACGTGAACTGGGATGCCTGCACCGGCTGCGGCCTGTGTATGGAAAAGTGCCCCAGCAAGAAGAGCTACGATGCCTTCAACGAAGGTGTGGCCCCCACCGCTGCCATCGGCATTTCTTTCCCGCAGGCTATTCCCAAGAAGGCCTCCATCAATGCCGAGTTCTGCATGAAACTGCAGAAGGGCAAGTGCGGCGTGTGCGCCAAGATCTGCCCCACCAAGTGCATCGACTTTGAACAGCAGGATACCATCGTTTCCGAGAAGGTGGGCGCCATTGTCGCCGCCACCGGTTACGACCTCTTTGACTGGACTGTTTACAACCAGTACGGCGGCGGCCGGTACCCCGACGTGGTCACCTCGCTGCAGTACGAACGCATGATGAACGCCTCCGGCCCCACCGCAGGCCACATCAAGCGTCCTTCTGACGGCAAGGAACCCAAGCGCGTGGTCTTCATCCAGTGCGTGGGCTCCCGTGACAAGGCCGTGGACCGTCCCTACTGCTCGGGCTTCTGCTGCATGTATACCGCCAAGCAGGCCGTGCTGACCAAGGACCACATTCCGGATTCCGACTCCTACGTATTCTACATGGACATCCGTTCCCCCGGTAAGGGCTACGACGAGTTCACCCGTCGTGCGCAGGAACAGTACGGCGTGCAGTACGTGCGCGGCCGCGTGTCCATGATCTACCCCAAGGGCGATGTGCTCGTGGTTCGCGGCGCGGACACACTTGCCGGTACGCAGGTGGAAGTGGAAGCCGATCTCGTGGTACTTGCCGTGGGCATTGAGTCCTCCAAGGGCGCTCCGCATCTCGCGGAAAAGCTGCGCATTTCCTACGACCATTACGGTTTCTTCATGGAAGCGCACCCCAAGCTCAAGCCCGTGGAAACCAACACCGCAGGCGTGTATCTCGCCGGTTGCTGTCAGGGGCCCAAGGACATTCCCACGTCCGTCGGTCAGGGCAGTGCGGCTGCTGCCAAGGTGCTCACCCTGTTCGCCAAGGACAAGCTGGAAAGCGATCCGCAGATCTCCCGCGTGAACCAGAACCGCTGTGTCGGCTGCCTCAAGTGCACCATGACCTGCCCCTTCGGCGCGGTGAAGGACGTGAAGGACCGTGCCGGCAACACCAAGGCCGAGGTTGTGGAAACCGTCTGTCAGGGCTGCGGTATCTGTACCGTTACCTGTCCCCACGGTGCCATCCAGTTGCAGCACTTTACCGATAACCAGATTCTTGCGGAGGTGAATGCCTTATGTCAGCCCGAAATGGAGTTCTAA
- a CDS encoding hydrogenase iron-sulfur subunit, whose product MSARNGVLSDTRELRVVGFLCNWCSYGGADTAGVARFEQPTDLRIIRVPCSGRIDPLFIMRALVSGADGVLVSGCHPRDCHYAEGNYYARRRLELLKQFLPITGIDPQRFEYTWVSASEGARWQEVVTKFTNRIHELGPAPRMQGGSGYDELCLKQIEEGVKQGPACPCHKERAL is encoded by the coding sequence ATGTCAGCCCGAAATGGAGTTCTAAGCGATACGCGCGAACTGCGCGTGGTCGGCTTCCTCTGCAACTGGTGCTCGTACGGCGGTGCGGATACGGCAGGCGTGGCGCGCTTTGAGCAGCCCACCGACCTGCGTATCATCCGCGTTCCCTGCTCGGGTCGTATCGACCCCCTGTTCATCATGCGTGCGCTGGTCAGCGGCGCGGACGGCGTGCTGGTTTCCGGCTGCCACCCCCGCGACTGTCACTACGCAGAGGGCAACTACTACGCCCGCCGCCGGCTCGAACTGCTCAAGCAGTTCCTGCCCATCACGGGCATTGATCCGCAACGCTTTGAATATACGTGGGTTTCCGCCTCTGAAGGTGCTCGCTGGCAGGAAGTGGTGACCAAGTTCACCAACCGTATCCACGAGCTTGGCCCCGCGCCGCGCATGCAGGGCGGCAGCGGCTATGACGAACTCTGCCTCAAGCAGATCGAGGAAGGCGTGAAACAGGGGCCCGCCTGCCCCTGCCACAAGGAGAGGGCGTTATGA